From Yersinia hibernica, a single genomic window includes:
- a CDS encoding phosphatase PAP2 family protein: MTRRNLPTVLLLNLLGIALFFSWYIPANHGFWFKIDSAIFFYFNQHLLSSPSFLHLVAITNNRAFDVISLICMGLLYLSCYIRETPAGRRRLIVMGFVMLLTAVILNQLGHLIPVSRPSPTLVFENINRVSELTGIPTKDASSDSFPGDHGMVLIIFACFMLRYFSRGAFAIALLIVVVFSMPRIMIGAHWFTDIVVGSLSVVLVGISWILLTPLSDKIIDAINRNLPGSKKH, translated from the coding sequence ATGACCCGCCGTAATTTACCAACAGTATTACTGCTTAATTTGCTTGGAATCGCCCTGTTCTTCTCTTGGTATATCCCGGCAAACCACGGATTTTGGTTTAAAATAGATTCAGCAATATTCTTCTATTTTAACCAACACCTGCTGTCCAGCCCGTCATTCCTGCATTTAGTGGCCATCACTAACAATCGGGCTTTCGATGTTATTTCCCTGATTTGCATGGGGCTGCTTTATTTGTCCTGTTATATAAGAGAAACCCCCGCAGGTCGCCGCCGCCTAATTGTCATGGGCTTTGTCATGCTGTTAACCGCAGTCATCCTCAATCAATTAGGCCATTTGATACCGGTTTCCCGTCCCAGTCCGACACTGGTTTTTGAAAATATTAATCGCGTCAGTGAATTAACCGGGATTCCGACTAAAGATGCCTCCAGCGACAGTTTCCCCGGCGACCATGGCATGGTGTTGATCATTTTCGCCTGCTTTATGTTGCGCTATTTTTCTCGCGGCGCTTTTGCTATTGCCTTGCTGATCGTCGTCGTCTTCTCAATGCCGCGAATAATGATTGGTGCACATTGGTTTACTGATATTGTGGTCGGCTCACTGTCAGTCGTTTTGGTAGGGATAAGCTGGATATTGCTGACACCGCTCAGTGATAAAATCATTGATGCCATTAATCGGAACCTACCAGGTTCAAAAAAACATTAA